The Aquitalea magnusonii region CCGGAGAATCAGCCCTTGCTGATTGAGGCCATGGTGGACCCGGCGATGAGCGCCAAGGTGCATCCGGGCCTGGCGGTGGATGTCAGCTTCCCCGCGCTCAACCAGCAAACCACGCCGGTGATTCCGGGCGTGGTGGCCACCTTCTCGGCTGACCGCTTGCTGGATGCCAAAACCGGCATGCCCTATTACCTGGCCCAAGTGAAGGTGACACCGGCAGGCATGCAGTTGTTGGGTGATCAGCAGGTCAAGCCCGGCATGCCGGCCAGCATTGTCATCAAGAGCGGGGAGCGCACCATGCTGCGCTATCTGCTCAAGCCGGTGCTCGATCGGATGAATCTGGCCTTCAAGGAAAGTTGATGAGCAAGCGACCGCTATTTCGCCCGACGCTGCTGGCAGCGGCCTGCCTGTTGTTGATGCCGGCACTGTCTGCCGGCTATGGCTTGCTTGAAGGTTTGCAACTGGCCCGTGCCAACGATGCCCAGTACCAGGCGGCGCTGGCCGAACGCGAGGCCGGTGAGGCCAATGGCCCGATGGGCCGCGCGCAGTTGCTGCCCACGCTCAATGCCAGCTTCAGCCGCAGCAAAGTGACCGGCAGCGATACCGCACCGGGCTTTACCGGTGCCATTTCCACCTCGCCGCTCAATTACATGAGCCAGGATGCGGCCATCCAGCTGCGCCAGCCATTGTTCAATCTGCAACGCTGGGCGCTGTACCAGCAGGGGCTGGCGCGGGTGGATTACAGCCAGGCGCTGTTTGCCCGCAAGGACAACGAGCTGGTGTTGCGTTATCTGTCGGCTTATCTGGGAGTGTTGCTGTCGCAGCAGAACCTGGCCCTGAGCGAAGCCAAGCTGCATGCCCTGCAAGCCGCACGTACCCAGGCGCAGAAGCTGTTCGATCAGGGTGATGGCACGGTGACTGACATCCACGACGCGGAAGCGCGCATGGCCATGGCCGATGCGGAGGTGATTGAGGCGCGCAATATGCAGCTGATTGCCCAGCGCACCCTGCAGGTGAGCACGGGTCAGAGCGCGAGTGAGCTGGCCGAACCGGAAGCGGACATCGGTCGCTATCTTGCGTTGGAGGGGCAGTTGGCTGATTGGCGCGACAAGGCCTTGGCGCTCAGCCCGGACATCCTGGCGGCACAGCAGAATGTGCGCATTGCCGAGCAAGAGGTAAAGCGTGCCCGCGCCGGCAATTATCCGACGCTGG contains the following coding sequences:
- a CDS encoding TolC family outer membrane protein, which gives rise to MSKRPLFRPTLLAAACLLLMPALSAGYGLLEGLQLARANDAQYQAALAEREAGEANGPMGRAQLLPTLNASFSRSKVTGSDTAPGFTGAISTSPLNYMSQDAAIQLRQPLFNLQRWALYQQGLARVDYSQALFARKDNELVLRYLSAYLGVLLSQQNLALSEAKLHALQAARTQAQKLFDQGDGTVTDIHDAEARMAMADAEVIEARNMQLIAQRTLQVSTGQSASELAEPEADIGRYLALEGQLADWRDKALALSPDILAAQQNVRIAEQEVKRARAGNYPTLELVASKDRSSASSVSTINQRISQNVIGVELNLPLFNGGYNNAQIAQSTAQYRQALAELDNARAQVELEVSRQFYGVRNGAGKVASLQKAVFSSAETVKASKLGLAAGVKTLTDILNSEEQLYQAKRDLLLAQYNQLVSWIALRADCGALGLADLVLLDRHFSVLPGRR